The Oryctolagus cuniculus chromosome 5, mOryCun1.1, whole genome shotgun sequence genome includes a region encoding these proteins:
- the LOC108177319 gene encoding olfactory receptor 2H2-like produces the protein MTTVCNDSHGDFILLGFSDKPYLEKTLFWIILIFYCLTIAGNIVIVLVSMKDPKLHIPMYFFLCNLSVLDLCFTSSCVPQMLINFWGPEKTISYTGCAIQLYVFMWLGATECVLLVIMAVDRYVAVCRPLQYTTVMHSRVCLQLALLAWGTGLLQSLIQAPATLQLPFCSLRIVDDIVCEVPALIQLSSTDTTYNEIQMSIASAILLVMPLIIILSSYGAITRAVLRIKSTSGQKKAFGTCTSHLLVVSLFYGTVTSVYLQPKNRYAHERGKFLTLFYTVVTPSLNPLIYTLRNKEVKGALIRLGRRIWDSKSK, from the coding sequence ATGACCACAGTCTGCAATGACAGCCATGGTGATTTCATTCTCCTGGGCTTCTCTGACAAGCCATATTTAGAGAAGACACTTTTTtggattattttgattttttactgCTTGACCATTGCAGGAAATATAGTGATAGTCCTTGTCTCCATGAAGGATCCCAAACTCCATATCcctatgtatttctttctttgcaaTCTTTCTGTGCTAGATCTCTGCTTCACCAGCAGCTGTGTTCCACAAATgttgattaatttctggggtccaGAGAAAACTATCAGCTACACTGGCTGTGCCATTCAACTCTATGTCTTCATGTGGCTTGGGGCCACTGAATGTGTTCTTCTTGTCATTATGGCTGTGGACCGCTATGTCGCAGTGTGTCGCCCACTGCAGTATACCACTGTCATGCACTCAAGGGTTTGTCTGCAACTGGCTCTCTTGGCATGGGGGACTGGCCTGCTCCAGTCTCTGATCCAGGCCCCTGCCACACTCCAGTTACCCTTCTGTTCCCTCCGGATTGTAGACGACATTGTGTGTGAAGTGCCAGCACTTATTCAGCTGTCTAGTACAGACACAACCTACAATGAAATACAGATGTCCATAGCTAGTGCTATTCTCCTGGTGATGCCCTTGATCATCATCCTTTCCTCTTATGGTGCCATCACCAGGGCTGTGCTGAGGATAAAGTCAACTTCAGGGCAGAAGAAGGCATTTGGCACTTGCACTTCACACCTTCTTGTGGTCTCCCTCTTTTATGGCACTGTCACAAGTGTCTACCTTCAACCCAAGAATCGCTATGCTCATGAACGGGGCAAGTTTCTCACCCTTTTCTACACTGTAGTGACCCCAAGTCTGAACCCCCTCATCTACACTCTGAGGAACAAGGAGGTAAAAGGGGCATTAATAAGATTAGGAAGAAGGATTTGGGATTCCAAGAGTAAATAA